A stretch of Shinella zoogloeoides DNA encodes these proteins:
- the prfB gene encoding peptide chain release factor 2 (programmed frameshift), whose amino-acid sequence MRAEIENIVDEIKQAISLLRRHLDWDQAVRRLDWLNNKAEDPNLWNDAQEAQKLMRERQQLDESINGVRAIEQQLRDNIELIEMGEEEGDDSVVKDAEDALKAVKVEAARKQVEAMLSGEADTNDTYLEVHSGAGGTESQDWANMLLRMYTRWAERSGYKVELLEVHDGEEAGIKSATLLVKGHNAYGWLKTESGVHRLVRISPYDSNARRHTSFSSIWVYPVVDDSITVEVNESDCRIDTYRSSGAGGQHVNTTDSAVRITHIPTGIVVACQQERSQHKNRAKAWDMLRARLYEQELKKREDAANAEAASKTDIGWGHQIRSYVLQPYQLVKDLRTGVESTAPSDVLDGELNEFMEAALAHRVNGGADAVVDDLS is encoded by the exons ATGCGCGCGGAAATCGAGAATATCGTCGACGAAATCAAGCAGGCCATAAGCCTGCTGAGGAGGCATCTT GACTGGGATCAGGCGGTAAGACGACTGGACTGGTTGAACAACAAGGCAGAGGATCCCAACCTCTGGAACGATGCCCAGGAAGCCCAGAAGCTGATGCGCGAGCGCCAGCAGCTGGACGAGAGCATAAATGGCGTAAGAGCCATCGAGCAGCAGCTCCGGGACAATATCGAACTCATCGAAATGGGTGAGGAAGAGGGCGACGATTCCGTCGTCAAGGATGCCGAGGACGCGCTGAAGGCCGTCAAGGTCGAGGCCGCGCGCAAGCAGGTCGAGGCCATGCTTTCGGGCGAGGCGGACACCAACGATACCTATCTCGAAGTGCATTCCGGCGCCGGCGGCACGGAAAGCCAGGACTGGGCGAACATGCTGCTGCGCATGTATACCCGCTGGGCCGAGCGCTCGGGCTACAAGGTGGAGCTGCTGGAAGTCCACGACGGCGAAGAGGCAGGCATCAAGTCCGCGACGCTTCTCGTCAAGGGCCACAACGCCTATGGCTGGCTGAAGACGGAATCGGGCGTGCACCGTCTCGTGCGCATCTCGCCGTATGACAGCAATGCGCGGCGCCACACCTCGTTCTCGTCGATCTGGGTCTATCCGGTCGTCGACGATTCGATCACCGTCGAGGTGAACGAAAGCGATTGCCGTATCGACACCTACCGTTCGTCGGGCGCCGGCGGCCAGCACGTCAACACGACCGACTCGGCCGTGCGCATCACGCACATCCCGACCGGCATCGTGGTCGCCTGCCAGCAGGAGCGTTCGCAGCACAAGAACCGCGCCAAGGCGTGGGACATGCTGCGCGCCCGCCTCTACGAGCAGGAGCTGAAGAAACGTGAGGACGCCGCCAACGCCGAAGCCGCCTCCAAGACGGATATCGGCTGGGGCCACCAGATCCGCTCCTACGTCCTCCAGCCCTATCAGCTCGTCAAGGACCTGCGCACGGGCGTCGAAAGCACGGCCCCCTCGGATGTGCTCGACGGCGAACTGAACGAGTTCATGGAAGCCGCTCTCGCCCATCGCGTCAATGGCGGCGCCGATGCGGTGGTGGACGACCTGAGCTGA
- a CDS encoding NAD kinase, protein MTRNFTSLSFVASQAPEAQEARNELIAIYGNADPEEADVIVALGGDGFMLQTLHTTMNSGKRVYGMNRGSIGFLMNRYDTRDLQARIETAVENAFRPLEMTTSDASGQERRALAINEVYLFRQSYQAAKLRVSVDGRVRLEELICDGLLLATPAGSTAYNLSAHGPILPLEAPLLALTPVSAFRPRRWRGALLPNKVTVEIEVLEAEKRPVNAVADNTEVKSVISVRIAESAGLSARILSDPDHSWSDRILAEQFDY, encoded by the coding sequence ATGACGCGTAACTTCACCTCCCTCTCCTTCGTCGCCTCGCAGGCGCCGGAAGCGCAGGAAGCGCGCAACGAGCTGATCGCCATCTACGGCAATGCCGATCCCGAGGAGGCCGACGTGATCGTCGCACTCGGCGGCGACGGCTTCATGCTTCAGACGCTGCACACGACGATGAATTCCGGCAAGCGCGTCTACGGCATGAATCGCGGCTCCATCGGCTTCCTGATGAATCGCTACGACACCAGGGACCTTCAGGCGCGCATCGAGACCGCGGTGGAAAACGCCTTCCGCCCGCTCGAAATGACCACGAGCGACGCCAGCGGCCAGGAACGCCGGGCGCTGGCCATCAACGAGGTCTATCTGTTCCGCCAGTCCTACCAGGCGGCCAAGCTGCGCGTCAGCGTGGACGGGCGTGTGAGGCTTGAGGAACTGATCTGCGACGGCCTGCTTTTGGCGACGCCGGCAGGTTCCACGGCCTACAATCTCTCCGCCCACGGCCCCATCCTGCCACTGGAGGCACCGCTTCTCGCCCTGACGCCCGTCAGCGCTTTCCGGCCCCGCCGCTGGCGCGGCGCACTGCTGCCGAACAAGGTGACGGTGGAGATCGAGGTGCTGGAGGCGGAAAAGCGGCCGGTCAATGCGGTGGCCGACAATACGGAGGTCAAGTCGGTGATCTCGGTGCGCATCGCCGAATCGGCCGGCCTCTCGGCGCGCATCCTTTCGGATCCCGATCATTCCTGGTCCGACCGGATTCTCGCCGAACAATTCGATTATTGA
- a CDS encoding LysR family transcriptional regulator, translated as MQDLNDLALYAAVVRHKGFTAAANALSVPKSKISKRIAALEEQLGVRLIERSTRKLSITDIGQSFYERCEAVLSGVEAAEAVVAVAKAEPAGTVRMSMPPGFAPVVADILPGFMRRYPLVRLSILTTGRPVDLIEERIDVALRVRDSYDTDQSLIVRRFGGTRRYLAASPRFLERHGPIDLDTIGRVPTLSMQENNPRAIWTLFHTNGEVHDVSHSPVLTCSDFTVLERATIEGVGLALLPDMIVERGFRAGLLTPVLPDWSSAESAVHAVFTSRHGMLPAVRALIDHLAENLPRSMERCQEIVPRGASDSNWSI; from the coding sequence ATGCAGGACCTGAACGATCTCGCGCTTTACGCCGCCGTGGTTCGGCACAAGGGCTTCACCGCGGCGGCGAATGCGCTGTCCGTGCCGAAATCGAAGATCAGCAAGCGCATCGCCGCACTGGAGGAGCAGCTCGGCGTGCGGCTCATCGAGCGCTCGACCCGCAAGCTCTCCATCACCGATATCGGCCAGTCCTTCTATGAGCGCTGCGAAGCGGTGCTGTCCGGCGTGGAGGCGGCGGAGGCCGTTGTCGCCGTCGCCAAGGCGGAGCCGGCCGGCACGGTGCGCATGTCCATGCCGCCCGGCTTCGCCCCCGTCGTTGCCGATATCCTGCCGGGCTTCATGCGGCGCTATCCGCTGGTGCGCCTCTCGATCCTCACCACCGGGCGGCCGGTCGACCTCATCGAGGAGCGGATAGACGTGGCGCTGCGCGTGCGCGACAGCTACGACACCGACCAGTCGCTGATCGTGCGCCGCTTCGGCGGCACCCGCCGCTACCTCGCGGCCAGCCCCCGTTTCCTGGAGCGTCACGGCCCCATCGACCTCGATACGATTGGCCGCGTGCCGACCCTGTCGATGCAGGAGAACAATCCACGCGCCATCTGGACACTGTTCCACACCAATGGCGAGGTGCACGACGTCTCCCATTCGCCGGTGCTGACCTGTTCCGACTTCACCGTTCTGGAACGGGCGACAATCGAGGGCGTGGGACTGGCGCTGCTGCCGGACATGATCGTCGAGCGCGGCTTCCGCGCCGGCCTGCTGACCCCGGTCCTGCCGGACTGGTCGAGCGCGGAATCGGCCGTCCACGCCGTCTTCACCTCGCGCCACGGCATGCTGCCGGCCGTACGCGCCCTCATCGACCATCTCGCAGAAAACCTGCCGCGCTCCATGGAACGCTGCCAGGAAATCGTCCCGCGAGGCGCCTCCGACAGCAACTGGTCGATCTGA
- a CDS encoding FMN-dependent NADH-azoreductase yields the protein MNLLHIDSGILGDHSVSRRLTAAVTAQIKAEQPRATVAYRDLVASPLPHLSGAHLMAANAAPEDVDAQIAADVAESKAVLDEFLAADTIVLGVPMYNFSLPSQLKAWIDRVAVAGKTFRYTAEGPEGLAKGKKVIVVSTRGGHYSAGPAAVMDHQESYLKTVLGFLGITDIEIVRAEGLNLSADSKVEAISEAERVISGRGSLKLAS from the coding sequence ATGAACCTCCTTCACATCGATTCCGGCATTCTCGGAGACCATTCCGTTTCCCGCCGCCTGACCGCCGCTGTCACTGCCCAGATCAAGGCCGAGCAGCCCCGCGCGACCGTCGCCTACCGCGACCTCGTCGCCAGCCCGCTGCCGCATCTTTCCGGCGCGCATCTGATGGCGGCCAACGCCGCGCCTGAAGATGTCGACGCGCAGATCGCGGCCGACGTCGCGGAAAGCAAGGCCGTGCTGGACGAGTTCCTCGCCGCCGACACCATCGTCCTCGGCGTGCCCATGTACAACTTCTCCCTGCCGAGCCAGCTCAAGGCCTGGATCGATCGCGTTGCCGTCGCCGGTAAGACGTTCCGCTACACGGCCGAAGGCCCGGAGGGGCTTGCCAAGGGCAAGAAGGTGATCGTCGTCTCCACCCGCGGCGGCCATTACAGCGCGGGCCCGGCGGCCGTCATGGATCACCAGGAAAGCTACCTGAAGACTGTGCTCGGCTTCCTCGGCATCACGGATATCGAGATCGTACGCGCCGAAGGCCTGAATCTCAGCGCCGATTCGAAGGTCGAGGCCATTTCGGAGGCCGAGCGCGTCATCTCCGGCCGCGGCAGCCTGAAGCTCGCCAGCTAA
- the rlmB gene encoding 23S rRNA (guanosine(2251)-2'-O)-methyltransferase RlmB → MSKDDTGGKSAKDTHYAKLRRAHRDQRRERGEIPTPKDDRRRRQADGWKPPAVAPDQVFLYGLHTVRAALDNPERRIVKLSVSQNAAQRLELPDFSTLPYPVETVLPSDLDKVLGPEAIHQGVMLETRPLPVRRLEALKDSPLLLVLDQVTDPHNVGAIMRSAVAFNAGAVITTQRHSPTESGVLAKTASGALELIPYIQITNLSDALEELHKLGFQTVGLDSEGPAPLEGTLSGQRIALVMGSEGKGLRQKTRATCKALARLDMPGAIKSLNVSNAAAIALYASHRHLFG, encoded by the coding sequence ATGAGCAAAGACGATACCGGCGGCAAGTCCGCAAAAGACACCCATTACGCCAAGCTTCGCCGCGCGCATCGCGACCAGCGGCGCGAGCGCGGGGAGATCCCGACGCCCAAGGACGACCGCCGCCGCCGGCAGGCCGATGGCTGGAAGCCGCCGGCCGTCGCCCCCGACCAGGTCTTCCTTTATGGCCTGCATACGGTGCGCGCGGCGCTCGACAATCCCGAGCGCAGGATCGTCAAGCTTTCCGTGAGCCAGAACGCCGCCCAGCGGCTGGAGCTGCCGGATTTCTCCACCCTGCCCTATCCGGTCGAGACGGTGCTTCCCTCCGACCTCGACAAGGTGCTCGGCCCCGAGGCCATCCATCAGGGCGTGATGCTGGAAACACGGCCGCTGCCGGTGCGCCGGCTGGAGGCGTTGAAGGATTCGCCGCTCCTCCTCGTGCTCGACCAGGTCACCGACCCGCACAATGTCGGCGCCATCATGCGCTCGGCCGTCGCCTTCAACGCCGGCGCGGTCATCACCACGCAGCGCCATTCGCCGACCGAATCGGGCGTACTTGCGAAAACCGCCTCGGGCGCGCTGGAACTCATTCCCTATATCCAGATCACCAATCTCTCGGATGCGCTGGAAGAGTTGCACAAGCTCGGCTTCCAGACCGTCGGTCTCGATTCGGAAGGCCCCGCCCCGCTGGAAGGCACGCTTTCCGGCCAGCGCATCGCGCTCGTCATGGGGTCGGAGGGCAAAGGCCTGCGGCAGAAGACGCGCGCCACCTGCAAGGCCCTCGCCCGTCTCGACATGCCCGGCGCGATCAAGTCGCTCAACGTGTCGAATGCGGCCGCCATCGCGCTCTACGCCTCGCATCGCCACCTGTTCGGCTGA
- the tuf gene encoding elongation factor Tu, whose translation MAKGKFERNKPHVNIGTIGHVDHGKTSTTAAITKYFGEFKAYDQIDAAPEEKARGITISTAHVEYETANRHYAHVDCPGHADYVKNMITGAAQMDGAILVVSAADGPMPQTREHILLARQVGVPAIVVFLNKVDQVDDAELLELVELEVRELLSSYEFPGDDIPIVKGSALAALEDSNKEIGEDAIRALMAAVDDYIPTPERPIDLPFLMPIEDVFSISGRGTVVTGRVERGIVKVGEEIEIVGIRPTTKTTCTGVEMFRKLLDQGQAGDNIGALLRGVNRDGVERGQILCKPGSVKPHKKFKAEAYILTKEEGGRHTPFFTNYRPQFYFRTTDVTGIVTLPEGTEMVMPGDNVTVDVELIVPIAMEEKLRFAIREGGRTVGAGIVASIVE comes from the coding sequence ATGGCAAAAGGTAAGTTTGAGCGCAACAAGCCTCACGTAAACATCGGCACGATCGGCCACGTTGACCATGGCAAGACGTCGACGACCGCCGCGATCACGAAGTACTTCGGCGAGTTCAAGGCGTACGACCAGATCGACGCTGCCCCGGAAGAAAAGGCCCGTGGCATCACCATCTCGACGGCACACGTCGAGTATGAGACGGCCAACCGTCACTATGCGCACGTCGACTGCCCCGGCCACGCCGACTACGTCAAGAACATGATCACCGGCGCAGCCCAGATGGATGGCGCGATCCTCGTCGTTTCGGCTGCCGACGGCCCGATGCCGCAGACCCGCGAGCACATCCTGCTCGCCCGCCAGGTCGGCGTTCCGGCTATCGTCGTGTTCCTCAACAAGGTCGACCAGGTTGACGACGCCGAGCTTCTCGAACTCGTCGAGCTGGAAGTCCGCGAACTTCTGTCGTCCTACGAATTCCCGGGCGACGACATTCCGATCGTCAAGGGTTCGGCTCTTGCCGCTCTGGAAGACTCGAACAAGGAAATCGGCGAAGACGCGATCCGCGCCCTGATGGCCGCTGTCGACGACTACATCCCGACGCCGGAGCGTCCGATCGACCTTCCGTTCCTGATGCCGATCGAAGACGTGTTCTCGATCTCGGGCCGTGGTACGGTTGTGACCGGCCGCGTCGAGCGCGGTATCGTCAAGGTTGGTGAGGAAATCGAAATCGTCGGCATCCGTCCGACGACGAAGACGACCTGCACGGGCGTTGAAATGTTCCGCAAGCTGCTCGACCAGGGCCAGGCCGGCGACAACATCGGTGCGCTGCTGCGCGGTGTTAACCGTGACGGCGTCGAGCGTGGCCAGATCCTGTGCAAGCCGGGTTCGGTCAAGCCGCACAAGAAGTTCAAGGCTGAAGCCTACATCCTGACGAAGGAAGAAGGCGGCCGTCATACGCCGTTCTTCACGAACTACCGTCCGCAGTTCTACTTCCGCACGACGGACGTAACGGGCATCGTTACGCTTCCGGAAGGCACGGAAATGGTCATGCCGGGCGACAACGTCACGGTTGACGTCGAGCTGATCGTTCCGATCGCGATGGAAGAAAAGCTGCGCTTCGCTATCCGCGAAGGCGGCCGTACCGTCGGCGCAGGCATCGTAGCCTCCATCGTCGAGTAA
- the secE gene encoding preprotein translocase subunit SecE, with amino-acid sequence MASKTNPIAFLKQVRSETAKVTWPSRRETMISTVMVFVMVFLAAVFFFAADQLMGWLIGLVLNAGA; translated from the coding sequence ATGGCATCGAAAACGAATCCGATTGCGTTTCTGAAGCAGGTACGCTCCGAGACGGCGAAAGTGACTTGGCCCTCGCGGCGCGAGACGATGATCTCGACCGTCATGGTCTTTGTCATGGTCTTCCTTGCCGCGGTGTTCTTCTTTGCTGCGGACCAGTTGATGGGCTGGCTTATCGGCCTCGTCCTGAACGCCGGCGCCTGA
- the nusG gene encoding transcription termination/antitermination protein NusG: MASRWYIVHAYSNFEKKVAEDIENKARQKGLDHLFEKILVPTEKVVEVRRGRKVDSERKFFPGYVLVRANLTDEAYHLIKNTPKVTGFLGSDNKPVPIPDSEAERILSQVQDGVDRPKPSVSFEIGEQVRVSDGPFASFNGIVQDVDEERSRLKVEVSIFGRATPVELEYAQVEKI, encoded by the coding sequence ATGGCTTCCCGTTGGTACATCGTCCACGCCTATTCGAATTTCGAGAAGAAGGTCGCTGAGGACATCGAGAACAAGGCTCGCCAGAAGGGTCTTGATCACCTGTTCGAAAAGATCCTCGTGCCGACCGAAAAGGTTGTCGAGGTGCGTCGTGGCCGCAAGGTCGACTCCGAGCGCAAGTTCTTCCCCGGCTACGTGCTGGTGCGGGCGAACCTGACGGACGAGGCGTACCACCTCATCAAGAATACGCCGAAGGTCACGGGCTTCCTCGGTTCCGACAACAAGCCGGTTCCGATCCCGGACAGTGAGGCCGAGCGCATCCTGTCGCAGGTTCAGGACGGTGTCGATCGTCCGAAGCCCTCCGTCTCGTTCGAGATCGGCGAGCAGGTTCGCGTTTCCGATGGTCCGTTCGCTTCGTTCAACGGTATCGTCCAGGACGTCGACGAGGAGCGTTCGCGCCTCAAGGTGGAAGTGTCGATCTTCGGTCGCGCCACCCCGGTCGAGCTGGAATACGCTCAGGTCGAGAAAATCTGA
- the rplK gene encoding 50S ribosomal protein L11 has protein sequence MAKKVAGQLKLQVKAGSANPSPPIGPALGQRGINIMEFCKSFNAATQEMEKGMPIPVVITYYQDKSFTFVMKQPPVTYFLKKEAKIQSGSKTPGKGATVGKLTKAQIKSIAEAKMKDLNAADIEGAMAMVEGSARAMGLEVVG, from the coding sequence ATGGCTAAGAAAGTTGCAGGCCAGCTCAAGCTTCAGGTCAAGGCAGGATCGGCAAACCCGTCCCCGCCGATCGGCCCGGCGCTTGGTCAGCGTGGCATTAACATCATGGAATTCTGCAAGTCGTTCAACGCGGCTACGCAGGAAATGGAAAAGGGTATGCCGATCCCGGTCGTCATCACCTACTACCAGGACAAGTCCTTCACCTTCGTGATGAAGCAGCCGCCGGTGACCTACTTCCTCAAGAAGGAAGCCAAGATCCAGTCCGGTTCGAAGACCCCGGGCAAGGGCGCGACGGTCGGCAAGCTCACCAAGGCTCAGATCAAGTCGATCGCCGAAGCCAAGATGAAGGATCTCAACGCCGCCGATATCGAAGGCGCGATGGCAATGGTCGAGGGCTCCGCCCGCGCCATGGGCCTGGAAGTGGTAGGTTAA
- the rplA gene encoding 50S ribosomal protein L1, with amino-acid sequence MAKIAKRIQKIREGIDPTKLVALSDAIALVKERAVAKFDETVEVAMNLGVDPRHADQMVRGVVNLPNGTGRDVRVAVFARGAKADEAKAAGADIVGAEDLLEIVQGGKIDFDRCIATPDMMPLVGRLGKVLGPRGMMPNPKVGTVTMDVTGAVKASKGGAVEFRVEKAGIIHAGIGKASFDAKALEENIKAFADAVIKAKPAGAKGNYVKRVAISSTMGPGVKIDPSTVA; translated from the coding sequence ATGGCCAAGATTGCAAAGCGCATCCAGAAGATCCGTGAAGGCATCGATCCGACCAAGCTCGTCGCCCTGTCGGACGCAATCGCTCTCGTCAAGGAGCGTGCCGTCGCCAAGTTCGACGAAACCGTCGAAGTCGCCATGAACCTCGGCGTCGACCCGCGCCACGCAGACCAGATGGTCCGCGGCGTGGTCAACCTGCCGAACGGCACGGGCCGTGACGTTCGCGTCGCCGTCTTCGCACGTGGCGCCAAGGCTGACGAAGCCAAGGCCGCCGGAGCCGACATCGTCGGTGCGGAAGACCTGCTCGAAATCGTCCAGGGCGGCAAGATCGACTTCGATCGTTGCATCGCGACCCCGGACATGATGCCGCTCGTCGGTCGTCTCGGTAAGGTTCTCGGCCCGCGCGGCATGATGCCGAACCCGAAGGTGGGTACGGTCACCATGGACGTCACGGGCGCCGTCAAGGCTTCCAAGGGCGGCGCTGTCGAGTTCCGCGTCGAGAAGGCTGGTATCATCCATGCCGGCATCGGCAAGGCTTCCTTCGACGCCAAGGCTCTTGAAGAGAACATCAAGGCCTTCGCCGACGCCGTCATCAAGGCGAAGCCGGCTGGCGCCAAGGGCAACTACGTCAAGCGCGTAGCCATCTCTTCGACGATGGGCCCGGGCGTAAAGATCGACCCGTCGACGGTCGCTTAA
- the rplJ gene encoding 50S ribosomal protein L10, whose translation MERAEKREFVTELNEVFKASGSVVVARYAGITVAQMNDLRTKMRAAGGTVKVAKNRLAKIALQGTESEGMSDLFQGQTLIAYANDPMIAPKVAMDFAKTNDKLVVLGGAMGATTLDAEAVKSLATLPSLDELRAKLLGLIAAPATRVATVVAAPASQLARVFAAYAKKDEAA comes from the coding sequence GTGGAAAGAGCGGAAAAACGCGAATTCGTCACGGAGCTGAATGAAGTCTTCAAGGCTTCCGGTTCGGTTGTCGTGGCCCGCTATGCCGGCATCACCGTTGCACAGATGAACGATCTTCGTACGAAGATGCGTGCAGCTGGCGGTACCGTCAAAGTCGCGAAGAACCGCCTGGCCAAAATTGCCCTTCAGGGTACGGAGTCGGAAGGGATGTCTGATCTCTTCCAGGGTCAGACACTCATTGCATACGCAAATGATCCGATGATCGCTCCGAAGGTAGCCATGGATTTCGCCAAGACCAACGACAAGCTCGTTGTTCTCGGTGGTGCCATGGGTGCGACCACACTCGACGCAGAAGCAGTCAAGTCGCTTGCGACCCTGCCTTCGCTCGACGAGCTTCGTGCAAAGCTCCTGGGCCTCATTGCAGCCCCGGCAACGCGCGTCGCCACGGTCGTTGCAGCACCGGCAAGCCAGCTTGCCCGCGTGTTCGCAGCCTACGCCAAGAAGGACGAAGCCGCGTAA
- the rplL gene encoding 50S ribosomal protein L7/L12: MADLAKIVEDLSALTVLEAAELSKLLEEKWGVSAAAPVAVAAAGGAAAPAAAEEEKTEFDVILVDAGANKINVIKEVRGITGLGLKEAKDLVEGAPKPVKEAVSKAEAADLKKKLEDAGAKVDVK, from the coding sequence ATGGCTGATCTCGCAAAGATCGTTGAAGACCTGTCCGCCCTGACCGTCCTGGAAGCCGCTGAGCTTTCCAAGCTTCTCGAAGAGAAGTGGGGCGTTTCGGCTGCAGCTCCCGTAGCTGTTGCTGCTGCTGGCGGCGCTGCTGCTCCGGCTGCTGCTGAAGAAGAAAAGACCGAGTTCGACGTTATCCTGGTTGACGCTGGCGCCAACAAGATCAACGTCATCAAGGAAGTCCGCGGCATCACCGGCCTCGGCCTCAAGGAAGCCAAGGACCTGGTCGAAGGCGCTCCGAAGCCGGTCAAGGAAGCCGTTTCCAAGGCTGAAGCCGCTGACCTCAAGAAGAAGCTTGAGGACGCCGGCGCCAAGGTCGACGTCAAGTAA